From the Falco biarmicus isolate bFalBia1 chromosome 19, bFalBia1.pri, whole genome shotgun sequence genome, one window contains:
- the SARNP gene encoding SAP domain-containing ribonucleoprotein: MAAETVELHKLKLAELKQECLARGLEAKGNKQDLINRLQAYLEEHAEEEANEEDVLGEEIEEEEQKPVEPPAKVEEPPVKSPRCVTIFSEITEKKVVKITSEISQMERMQKRAERFNVPVSLESKKAARAARFGLATVSTKGLSADSKPTVNMDKLKERAQRFGLNVSSLSKKSEEDEKLKKRKERFGIVTSSAGAGATEDTEAKKRKRAERFGIV, translated from the exons ATGGCGGCGGAAACCGTGGAGCTTCATAAACTGAAG CTGGCGGAGCTGAAGCAGGAGTGTCTGGCACGTGGCCTGGAAGCCAAAGGCAACAAGCAGGACCTGATCAACAGGCTGCAGGCGTACCTGGAGGAGCacg ctgaaGAAGAAGCAAACGAAGAAGATGTTCTGGGAGAGGAAATAGAG GAAGAAGAGCAGAAGCCGGTGGAGCCGCCTGCCAAAGTAGAAGAGCCTCCTGTAAAATCGCCCCGATGTGTAACTATCTTTTCTGA GATTACGGAAAAGAAGGTAGTGAAGATAACGTCGGAAATATCGCAGATGGAG cgAATGCAGAAGAGGGCTGAGCGCTTCAACGTGCCCGTGAGCCTGGAGAGCAAGAAGGCGGCACGGGCAGCTCG GTTTGGTTTGGCCACAGTTTCGACTAAAG GCCTCTCTGCAGACAGCAAACCCACG GTAAACATGGATAAATTAAAGGAAAGGGCTCAAAGATTTGGGTTGAATGTCTCCTCGCTCTCCAAAAAG AGCGAAGAAGACGAGAAGCTGAAGAAGCGGAAGGAGCGGTTTGGCATCGTGACGAGTTCAGCCGGGGCTGGAGCCACAGAGGACACAGAG gcaaagaagaggaaaagagcagAACGCTTCGGGATCGTCTGA